From Salinibacterium sp. ZJ450, one genomic window encodes:
- a CDS encoding PLP-dependent cysteine synthase family protein: MSVLDAIGNTPLIQLPTDSSRGEIWVKLEGGNPTGSYKDRMALAMVQEAERDGRLAPGQTVVEYTGGSTGSSLALVCALTGHPLRIVTSDAFAPEKLRTMEAFGAELEVIPSPTGITADLITTLRTRAAEIGKEIGAYQTDQFNNRDMVHGYEQMGREIVTALPSADAYCGYIGTAGCFLGVTRALRAAWPDIHLVAVEPDESAVISGRPAGTHRIEGGGVGFVPPQLTPADFDEVIAVSTADAFAKARAAALEWGVFSGPSTGANLVAAEQVATRLGPGSTVVTVQVDTGLKYLAGELFRERGASIRK, from the coding sequence ATGAGCGTCTTGGATGCGATTGGCAACACCCCACTCATTCAGCTGCCCACGGACTCGAGTCGGGGCGAGATCTGGGTCAAGCTCGAGGGCGGCAACCCGACAGGGTCGTACAAGGACCGCATGGCGCTGGCGATGGTTCAGGAGGCGGAGCGAGACGGGCGACTGGCGCCAGGGCAGACCGTCGTCGAGTACACCGGCGGCAGTACCGGCAGTTCCCTTGCCCTCGTCTGCGCACTCACCGGGCACCCGCTGCGCATCGTGACATCCGATGCGTTCGCGCCGGAGAAGCTGCGAACGATGGAGGCGTTCGGGGCCGAGCTGGAGGTGATTCCCTCGCCCACGGGCATCACCGCCGATCTGATCACCACGCTCAGAACCCGCGCCGCCGAAATCGGCAAGGAAATCGGCGCGTATCAGACCGATCAGTTCAATAACCGTGACATGGTGCACGGATACGAGCAGATGGGCCGAGAGATCGTGACCGCGTTGCCGTCCGCAGACGCGTACTGCGGCTACATCGGCACCGCGGGCTGCTTCCTCGGCGTGACCAGAGCGCTACGGGCGGCGTGGCCAGACATCCACCTCGTCGCGGTGGAGCCGGATGAATCTGCGGTAATCTCCGGTCGCCCTGCCGGAACCCACCGGATCGAGGGCGGAGGCGTTGGATTCGTGCCGCCGCAGCTGACGCCCGCCGACTTCGACGAGGTGATCGCCGTATCCACCGCCGACGCGTTCGCCAAGGCGCGGGCGGCAGCGTTGGAGTGGGGCGTGTTCTCCGGCCCGTCGACCGGCGCCAATCTGGTGGCAGCGGAACAGGTCGCCACCCGTCTCGGGCCCGGTTCCACCGTCGTCACGGTGCAGGTCGACACGGGATTGAAGTACCTCGCTGGCGAGCTGTTTCGCGAGCGCGGAGCGTCCATTCGCAAGTAA
- a CDS encoding M50 family metallopeptidase, whose amino-acid sequence MPLLDQLDIPTFLGQVEPLQVPALTLILILAAAIALSIPRVTWRWFGLFTTLVHELGHAFGALVTGRRVTGIHVRSDHSGSTVSLGGGFSSVFSAFFGYPAPALVGYGLLWTVFTGYTSAALAVGTIVILLTLIFIRNVVGFLVVAASAAVSVALWVWTDPQVQGYAMLVLGIALLVGAVRGLATVVSVHTSRRRALETSDAYILFRRTRVPSPVWLLGFALLVGWCLWGATTLVIAAV is encoded by the coding sequence ATGCCGCTCCTCGATCAACTCGACATCCCGACCTTCCTCGGCCAAGTCGAGCCGCTGCAGGTCCCCGCGCTCACCCTCATACTGATCCTCGCCGCGGCCATCGCACTGTCGATCCCACGGGTCACGTGGCGGTGGTTCGGCCTCTTCACGACCCTGGTCCATGAGCTGGGACACGCGTTCGGCGCCCTGGTGACCGGTCGCCGGGTGACCGGCATCCACGTGCGCAGTGACCATTCCGGTTCCACGGTGTCACTCGGCGGCGGCTTCTCCTCGGTGTTCTCCGCGTTCTTCGGGTATCCGGCGCCGGCGCTGGTCGGCTACGGGCTGCTCTGGACGGTGTTCACCGGCTACACCAGCGCCGCCCTCGCGGTGGGCACCATCGTCATCCTGCTCACACTGATCTTCATCCGGAACGTTGTCGGGTTCTTGGTGGTGGCGGCATCCGCAGCGGTCTCGGTTGCCCTGTGGGTGTGGACGGATCCGCAAGTTCAGGGGTACGCCATGCTCGTGCTCGGCATCGCGCTGCTGGTCGGCGCCGTGCGGGGTCTGGCGACCGTGGTCAGCGTCCACACCTCGCGCCGGCGAGCGCTCGAAACCTCCGACGCGTACATCCTGTTTCGGCGCACCCGCGTTCCCTCTCCGGTGTGGCTGCTTGGGTTCGCGCTGCTGGTCGGTTGGTGCCTCTGGGGCGCCACGACCCTCGTCATCGCTGCCGTCTGA
- a CDS encoding uracil-xanthine permease family protein: MVLPWKLHGDGKNVAASEIVYPEERLSWLRTIGFGGQHVVAMFGATFLVPVITGFPPATTLLFSGIGTLLFLIITQNKLPSYLGSSFAFIAPILAATEASGGHGVALGGMILVGALLAAVGLIVHLTGTRWINALMPPVVAGSVVALIGFNLAPAAKNNFEASPLVALITLASVILVTVLFRGFIGRLSIIIGVLVGYLAAVLMGEVDFSAVDDAPWVGLPTFTAPIFDGQYLALYLMFLPVVLALIAENVGHVKGIGQLTNRNLDPLTGRALFADGLATVLSGLGGGSPTTTYGENIGVMSATRVFSTAAYWVAGIVAILLGLSPKVGAIIFTIPEGVLGGVTTALYGLIGIIGVRIWVENRVDFGKPKNQMTAGIALIVAIADFTWNAGAFTFGGIILGTVAAIVVYHVMNGLGRLRGTDDAATEPEKVAAR, from the coding sequence ATGGTACTGCCCTGGAAGCTGCACGGCGACGGCAAGAACGTCGCCGCCTCGGAAATCGTCTACCCCGAAGAACGCCTGAGCTGGTTGCGCACGATCGGGTTCGGCGGACAGCACGTCGTCGCCATGTTCGGCGCGACCTTCCTGGTTCCGGTGATCACCGGCTTCCCGCCGGCCACCACCCTGCTGTTCTCCGGCATCGGCACCCTGCTGTTCCTGATCATCACGCAGAACAAGCTGCCGAGCTACCTCGGCTCCTCGTTCGCCTTCATCGCGCCGATCCTGGCCGCGACTGAGGCATCCGGCGGACACGGCGTGGCGCTCGGCGGGATGATCCTGGTCGGCGCCCTGCTCGCTGCCGTCGGGCTGATCGTGCATCTGACGGGCACCCGGTGGATCAACGCGCTGATGCCGCCGGTGGTCGCCGGCTCGGTCGTGGCGCTGATCGGGTTCAACCTGGCGCCGGCCGCGAAGAACAACTTCGAGGCCTCGCCGCTGGTGGCGCTGATCACCCTCGCCAGCGTGATCCTCGTCACCGTGCTGTTCCGCGGCTTCATCGGCCGACTCTCGATCATCATCGGCGTGCTCGTCGGCTACCTCGCCGCCGTGCTGATGGGCGAGGTCGACTTCAGCGCTGTCGACGACGCACCCTGGGTCGGTCTGCCGACCTTCACCGCCCCCATCTTCGACGGCCAGTACCTCGCGCTGTACCTGATGTTCCTGCCGGTGGTGCTCGCCCTGATCGCCGAGAACGTCGGTCACGTGAAGGGCATCGGTCAGCTGACCAACCGCAACCTCGACCCGCTGACCGGGCGCGCCCTGTTCGCGGACGGCCTCGCCACCGTGCTCTCCGGCCTCGGCGGCGGATCGCCCACCACCACCTACGGCGAGAACATCGGCGTGATGTCGGCGACCCGAGTGTTCTCGACCGCCGCGTACTGGGTGGCCGGCATCGTCGCGATCCTGCTGGGGCTCTCCCCCAAGGTCGGCGCGATCATCTTCACCATTCCCGAGGGTGTACTCGGCGGGGTCACCACCGCGCTGTACGGTCTGATCGGCATCATCGGCGTGCGCATCTGGGTGGAGAACCGGGTTGACTTCGGCAAGCCGAAGAACCAGATGACCGCCGGCATCGCGCTGATCGTGGCGATCGCCGACTTCACCTGGAACGCCGGCGCGTTCACCTTCGGCGGCATCATCCTCGGCACTGTCGCGGCGATCGTGGTCTACCACGTGATGAACGGCCTCGGCCGGCTACGCGGCACCGACGACGCCGCGACCGAGCCAGAGAAGGTCGCCGCGCGATAA
- a CDS encoding dihydrofolate reductase family protein, protein MGKVVMYSSVSVDGFIADENDQPGPLFDWLLSGDVPLDESGELKVSQASYDYTRPYWDQIGATIAGRHVFDMTDGWDGKPPSGIDHVVVVTHRPKPEGWDPEAPFHFVDGVKAAVAKAQELAGDRIVEVAAGDVGGQVLAAGLVDEVRMDVVPVVFGSGKRYFGSVHAQHLLEGPDVVIQGNRVLHLRYRVRR, encoded by the coding sequence ATGGGCAAGGTAGTCATGTACAGCTCGGTGTCAGTAGACGGCTTCATCGCGGACGAGAACGACCAGCCCGGACCGCTGTTCGACTGGTTGCTCAGCGGTGACGTGCCGTTGGATGAGAGCGGCGAGTTGAAGGTGTCACAGGCGTCCTACGACTACACCCGGCCGTACTGGGACCAGATCGGGGCGACAATCGCGGGCCGCCACGTCTTCGACATGACGGACGGCTGGGACGGGAAGCCTCCAAGCGGGATCGACCACGTGGTCGTGGTGACGCACCGGCCGAAGCCCGAGGGCTGGGACCCCGAGGCGCCGTTTCACTTCGTCGACGGCGTCAAAGCAGCCGTGGCCAAGGCGCAGGAGCTCGCGGGTGACCGCATCGTCGAGGTAGCCGCCGGCGACGTCGGTGGCCAGGTGCTTGCCGCGGGCCTGGTCGACGAGGTGCGCATGGACGTCGTACCCGTCGTGTTCGGGTCCGGCAAGCGCTACTTCGGGTCGGTCCACGCGCAGCACCTGTTGGAGGGACCTGACGTGGTGATTCAGGGCAACCGGGTGCTTCACCTGCGCTATCGGGTGCGCCGTTGA
- a CDS encoding ScyD/ScyE family protein, with translation MRTPTALLAVTATVIASFGAAAAAQAADDHRSDVPPPGDSRVLADGLMTPLSLGVNRDGDVFVSQDFAGKLTKVDSDGHKTDIAQAGPDRSLGAVSTRGDTVYFVETANDHTYSKLMSVSSDGGDTEEVADLYEHEADENPDQDNTYGFVDLPDSCADQIDQTKFPFIPATYDGVVDTNPFATLPLENEIYVADAGANAILRVNHDGTVETVAVLPPRDPIETTAELVASVGYPECAIGYDYRFEPVPTDVELGPDGWLYVTSLPGGPESDILGARGSVFKVNPDDGDIELVADGFVGATNLAVSQRTGTIWVTELFGGDNDKGQVSVIPAGSDDPEEYLDLRSPAAIELRHGSLYVTTDAFVLDASGAPQPIGTVTEVPLGGDGHSE, from the coding sequence GTGAGAACCCCCACGGCATTACTCGCCGTCACTGCCACGGTCATCGCGTCATTCGGCGCGGCCGCCGCAGCGCAGGCGGCAGACGACCACCGGTCAGATGTGCCGCCGCCGGGCGATTCTCGCGTCCTCGCTGACGGACTGATGACCCCGCTCAGCTTGGGCGTGAACCGCGACGGCGACGTCTTCGTCAGTCAGGACTTCGCCGGCAAGCTCACCAAGGTCGACAGTGATGGGCACAAGACGGATATCGCTCAAGCCGGCCCCGACCGGTCGCTGGGCGCGGTATCCACGCGCGGCGACACCGTCTATTTCGTCGAGACCGCGAACGACCACACCTACTCGAAGCTGATGTCGGTGAGCTCCGACGGCGGCGACACCGAAGAGGTGGCAGACCTGTACGAGCACGAAGCCGACGAGAACCCCGACCAGGACAACACCTACGGGTTCGTCGACCTGCCCGACAGCTGCGCCGACCAGATCGACCAGACCAAGTTCCCGTTCATCCCGGCGACGTACGACGGAGTGGTGGACACCAACCCGTTCGCCACGCTGCCGCTTGAGAACGAAATCTACGTGGCGGATGCCGGAGCCAACGCGATTCTGCGGGTGAACCACGACGGCACCGTGGAGACGGTGGCGGTGCTGCCGCCTCGCGACCCGATCGAGACGACCGCTGAACTCGTCGCGTCGGTCGGCTACCCGGAGTGCGCGATCGGCTACGACTACCGCTTCGAACCGGTTCCCACCGACGTGGAGCTCGGCCCGGACGGCTGGCTGTACGTGACCTCGCTGCCGGGAGGCCCGGAAAGCGACATCCTCGGCGCGCGCGGTTCGGTCTTCAAGGTGAACCCGGACGACGGTGACATCGAGCTGGTCGCGGACGGCTTCGTCGGGGCAACCAACCTCGCCGTGTCACAGCGCACCGGAACGATCTGGGTGACCGAACTGTTCGGCGGAGACAACGACAAGGGCCAGGTTTCTGTGATCCCTGCCGGATCGGATGATCCCGAGGAGTACCTTGACCTGCGCTCCCCCGCCGCGATCGAACTCCGTCACGGTTCGTTGTACGTCACCACGGACGCCTTCGTGCTGGACGCGAGTGGCGCACCGCAGCCGATCGGAACGGTAACCGAGGTACCGCTCGGTGGCGACGGGCATTCGGAATGA